A genomic stretch from Mycobacterium paraterrae includes:
- a CDS encoding MoaD/ThiS family protein yields MADVTTESIEVGVRYFAAAGAAAGFDSERLTVPAGSTVGGLVDELGRRNPELARVLLRCSYLCDGVAVRDTTQSLHAGNTVDVLPPFAGG; encoded by the coding sequence GTGGCTGACGTGACGACCGAGTCGATCGAGGTCGGTGTCCGTTATTTCGCGGCCGCCGGGGCCGCGGCCGGCTTCGACTCCGAGCGACTGACCGTTCCGGCCGGCAGCACGGTCGGCGGTCTCGTCGACGAGTTGGGTAGGCGCAATCCAGAGCTCGCGCGGGTGCTGCTGCGCTGCTCGTATCTGTGCGACGGGGTAGCGGTGCGAGACACCACTCAGAGCCTGCACGCCGGCAACACCGTCGATGTATTGCCGCCGTTCGCGGGCGGATAG
- a CDS encoding molybdenum cofactor biosynthesis protein MoaE — protein sequence MGSRGSAGGRVIRAALTEHPITLREHEELVRDRAAGAVVGFVGAVRDHDGGKQVRKLEYSAHPSAAEVIAEVVDEVCAKSAGVRAIAASHRIGMLDIGDAALAVAVAADHRREAFDTCAQVVDAIKARLPVWKHQVFADGSDEWVGSA from the coding sequence ATGGGAAGTCGCGGCTCGGCGGGCGGTCGGGTGATACGCGCTGCGCTGACCGAGCATCCGATCACGTTACGCGAACACGAAGAGCTGGTGCGCGACCGAGCTGCGGGCGCCGTCGTGGGATTCGTCGGTGCGGTTCGCGACCACGACGGCGGAAAACAGGTGCGGAAGCTGGAGTATTCGGCCCACCCGTCGGCTGCCGAGGTCATCGCTGAAGTAGTCGACGAGGTCTGCGCGAAATCGGCTGGCGTGCGGGCAATTGCGGCAAGCCATCGAATCGGCATGCTGGATATCGGGGACGCGGCTCTGGCGGTGGCAGTTGCCGCCGACCATCGCCGAGAAGCATTCGACACCTGTGCGCAAGTCGTGGATGCCATCAAAGCGCGGCTTCCGGTATGGAAGCACCAAGTGTTCGCCGACGGCAGCGATGAATGGGTCGGCTCGGCCTAG